A portion of the Krasilnikovia cinnamomea genome contains these proteins:
- a CDS encoding ABC transporter permease, which translates to MIEEADLTRTGLPSGSGPTSAANSATEKKTGKTRGKSPTGIALARLRKDKVAVVCASIFIFFVLIAIFAPLLAKLEGQDPTTYHLDLIDDYGFPTIGPTSEHWFGVEPRTGRDLFARFVYGARPSLLVAGTVTIVTTIVGVIVGLITGFLGGWIDRTLSWVIDFVLSLPYLLFAIAVPAALLAVFIGADAENASAEDVATVRFYSLIIVLSFFGWASLARLIRGEVLSLREREFISAAKVLGVPTRKVLFKELLPNLVAPIVISVSMALPSYIVTEAGLTFLGVGLSEPTPSWGLTIAAAQNFYRADPLYLWIPVLAITILVLALSLLGDAVRDAFDPRTRR; encoded by the coding sequence ATGATTGAGGAAGCCGATCTCACGAGGACCGGCCTACCGTCCGGCTCGGGACCCACGTCCGCCGCGAACTCCGCGACGGAGAAGAAGACCGGCAAGACCCGGGGCAAGTCCCCGACCGGCATCGCCCTGGCGCGCCTCCGCAAGGACAAGGTCGCCGTCGTCTGCGCGAGCATCTTCATCTTCTTCGTGCTGATCGCGATCTTCGCGCCGCTGCTGGCCAAGCTGGAGGGCCAGGACCCGACGACGTACCACCTGGATCTGATCGACGACTACGGCTTCCCCACCATCGGGCCCACCAGCGAGCACTGGTTCGGCGTCGAGCCACGCACGGGCCGCGACCTGTTCGCCCGGTTCGTCTACGGGGCCCGGCCGTCCCTGCTGGTCGCGGGTACGGTCACGATCGTCACCACGATTGTCGGTGTGATCGTCGGCCTGATCACCGGCTTCCTGGGCGGTTGGATCGACCGGACCCTCTCCTGGGTCATCGACTTCGTCCTGAGCCTGCCGTACCTGCTGTTCGCGATCGCCGTCCCGGCTGCGCTGCTGGCGGTGTTCATCGGCGCCGACGCGGAGAACGCCTCCGCCGAGGACGTGGCCACGGTGCGCTTCTACTCCCTGATCATCGTCCTGTCGTTCTTCGGCTGGGCGAGCCTCGCCCGGCTGATCCGCGGCGAGGTGCTGTCCCTGCGCGAGCGTGAGTTCATCTCCGCCGCGAAGGTGCTCGGCGTACCCACTCGCAAGGTGTTGTTCAAGGAACTGCTGCCCAACCTGGTGGCGCCCATCGTCATCTCAGTCTCGATGGCGCTGCCCAGCTACATCGTCACGGAGGCGGGCCTGACCTTCCTCGGCGTCGGTCTCTCGGAGCCCACGCCGTCCTGGGGTCTGACCATCGCCGCGGCGCAGAACTTCTATCGGGCCGATCCGCTGTACCTGTGGATCCCGGTCCTGGCCATCACGATCCTGGTCCTGGCACTGAGCCTGCTCGGTGACGCAGTCCGTGACGCATTCGATCCCCGCACCCGACGGTGA